The sequence below is a genomic window from Citricoccus muralis.
GTGTAGAAGAGGATCGCTTCGTCGAAGTGCTGCCACGGCTGGGCCAGGTTCACGTGGTCGAGTCCGGTGACCAGCTCGTGTTCGCCGACCGGCTGCTCCGGATCGCCGAACTCGGTGAGCCAGCCGGGGGCCGAGCCGTTCTGTTCGGGGGCGAAGAACACCTCGGTGCCGTCGGGGGCGAGGACGCCGCGCAGCACCATCTCGTCAGCGCGGTTGGCGCGGTGGGCTGGCGGGATCTGCAGGTGGCGGGCTCGGTCGGCCGAGGTCTTCGGGTCGGGCAGTTGGAAGCCCAGGCCGGCGATCACCGAGCCGGAGACGCCCAGCGGCAGCTCGTTGAGCACAATCCGGGCGTCGCCGGAGGCGAAGAGCCGTACATCCTTGGTGCGGTGCATGCCGCGATCGGTGAAGCCCAGCTGCGTGAGCAGGGTGGCGATCTCCTCGGTCTCTTCCGCCTTGATTTCGGCGTAGTCCCAGCCAGTCGGTGCGGCCACCGGCTCCAGGGCCTCGAGCGCCATCGTGTTGGCCTCGGACTGCGGATCGATGCCAGCGGCCGGCAGGGCGGCACAGGTGGCGTCGGCCAGCCACACCAGGGAGCGCAGCGCATCGCGGGTGGTGCGCACGACGTCGGTCTGGCGGAAGACGTCATTGAAGATCTCCAGAGACACCGGGCCCGTGTAGCCGGCGCGGGTCAGCTCCACCATGAAGTTCACCAGATCAAAGGAACCCTCGCCGGGAAAGTTGCGGTAGTGGCGCGACCAGGAGAGCAGATCCATCATCATCTCGGGGGCATCCGCCAACTGGAGGAAGAAGATCTTCTCGGCCGGGATGGTGGAGAACGCCGAGGGGTCCGAGCGCCGGGAGAGGATGTGAAACGAATCCAGACACACGCCCAGGTTCGGGCGGTCGGCCTGCTCAACCAGCGACCAGGCGTGCTCGTAGGTGTTCACATAGCGCCCCCACGCCAGCGCTTCGTAGGCGAGCCGGATGCCGTACTTCGCACCCAGGTCGGCGGCGCGGCCGAGCTGGTCGATAGCGACGTCGTCGTTCCAGTCCGTGGCCGTACCGACGTTGGAACAGATCAGGATTAGGTCCATGTCGAGGCGCTGCATCAGCCGGAATTTCTCTTCCAAGCGGTACAGGTTCTCGGCGAAGACCTCTTCGCTCACACCCTCGAGATCACGGAACGGCTGGTAGAGGTCCAGCGTGATGCCGAGCTCCCGAGCCAGGTCCACCACCTGCTCGGGGGAGAGTGGCGAGGTCATCAGGTCCTGCTCGAAGATCTCGACGCCATCGAAGCCAACCTCCGCGGCGGCCCGCATCTTCTCTTCCAGAGATCCGGAAATGCAGACGGTTGCAATGGACGTGCGCATCGTACTCCTCATTCGGCGTGTGGCCTGGTGGCTGCTTCTGCCATCGTACTGGGCAAACCGGAGGCGTGGACTAACCCTGCTGTCCGGCGGAGAGCCGCTGGAAGTGCTCGTTCATCCGAGCCTGGTCTGGGAGGATGCCGGTGATCAGTTTGAACGCGTCCACTGCCTGACCCACGGCCATGCCGCCGCCGTCGGCGACCTGAAGGCCACGGGCGCGTGCGGCCTCGATGAGCTCGGTGTTGCGGGGCAGGTAGATGACGTCCGAAACCCATGAGTTCTCGGGCAGCCAGGTCGGATCCACGGGCAGGCCCGGGTGGATGTTCATGCCCACCGGGGTGCACTGGGCGAAGCCGGTGGCGTCTTTCAGGGCGGTCTCCAAATTTCCGTGCTCGACGGCGACGACCTGCTGCTGCGGGAACAGCTGTTGCAGGGCTTCGGCGCGCTCGCGGGCACGATCGGCGTCGAGGTCGATCAGCGTGAGCTTTTCGGCCCCGGCGCGCAGTAGCGCATAGGCGACGGCGGCTCCGGCGCCGCCGGTGCCCAGCTGCACCACGTTGCCGTAGTCGGGGTTGTCGAGGTTGTGCTCCAGCCCGGTGGTGTATCCGGAGAAGTCGGTGTTGTAGCCGATGGTCTTGCCATCGCGGATCAGCACCGTGTTCACCGCACCCAGGGCGCGGGCGTCGTCGTCGATCTCATCGAGGTGCTCCATGATGAGCTGCTTGACCGGGTGAGTGATGTTGAAGGCGTTGAATCCCAGCTCGACGCCGGTCTTCAGCAGGCGGGAGGCGTGCTCCGGGCTCAGCTCGAGGGCGGTCAGATCCACCGGGCGGTACAGGTAGAGCAGTCCGTGCTCGCGTCCTTCCTTTTCGTGCATGGGCGGGGACAGCGAGGCGGTGATGCCGTCGCCGATGAGGCCGACCAGGTAGGACTCGGACACAGTGCTCATAAGGTTGCCTTTCTCAAAGGTGCAGACAGGACAGCACAACGGCTTGCAACCGGTTGCGGTGATCTGGCCAATAGTCTAACCCGATGAGGCCGGGTCCCGCCCGCGCTCGTGTAAGCCCGTAGATCAGGACGCAGGATCGAGGGGAGTTTAGGATGGTTCTATGACTACTGAGAACTCCGCCGTGCACGACCATGCCGCCGACCGTGAACGCTTGCGCCAGCTGATCAGTGAGCTGGCCGTGGTGCGTGGCAAGGTCACGCTTTCTTCCGGCAAAGAGGCCGACTATTACATCGATCTGCGCCGCATCACCCTGCACCACGAAGCTGCGCCGCTGGTGGGTCGGGTCATGCTAAACCTCCTCGACGAGGCCGGCATTGAGTTCGAAGCCGCCGGGGGGCTCACCATGGGCGCCGACCCGGTGGGCACCTCGATGCTACACGCCGCGGGTGCGGCCGGGCGCGAGCTCGACGCGTTCGTGGTGCGCAAGCAGCAGAAGTCCTACGGCATGGGTCGCCAGGTTGAAGGCCCGGGTGTGGACGGACGCAAAGTCGTCGTGCTGGAAGACACCTCCACGACGGGCGGTTCCGCACTGACTGCGGTAGAAGGGGTGCGCGCTGCTGGCGGCGACATCCAAGCCGTGGCGGTGATTGTGGACCGTGACACCGGTGCTGCCGAGCGCATCGCCGATGAAGCCGGGGTGCCCTACCTGTTCGCCTACTCCAAGTCCGACCTCGGTCTGGACTGAAGAGATAGGCTGAAATCATGACTGAGAAGAACGACACCAGCCTGTTGCCCGCTGCCGACACTGTCGACACCGCTCCGGTGGTGATCGCCGGACTGATCGGCGGATTTGCCGCCGCTCGTGTGACCAAGGTGCGCGCTCTGGGCGGTGTGGTCCTCGGTGCTGCCGGTGTGTACGCCGGGCGCACCTGGGCCGCAAAGCGCGGTGCTGGCACCACCGCCGCACTGTCGGCGGTGTACCTGCTCGGCTTCGGCCTCTCGCACCCGCTGGCCAAGAAGATCGGCGCGTGGCCTGCCGTGCTGACCGTGACCGGGGTGGCTTCCGGTGCCGCATGGGCACTGTCTGACCGTCCGCATGCCTGAGGAGGCTGAGCCCCGCGAAGTCGGGGTGGGGCCGTGGGAAGGACCGTGGCCCGAAGGGGACCACTGGGATCCTGAGCTGTTGCGCGAGGGAGACCGGCGCAACGTCCTTGATCACTACCGGTACTGGTCACTCGACGCGATCGTGGCCGATCTGGACACGCGACGCCATGGTTTGCACGTGGCGATCGAGAACTGGCAGCACGACATGAACATCGGCACCGTCGTGCGTGCGGCGAATGCTTTCAACGCCGCGGGGGTGCACATCATCGGTCGCCGCCGCTGGAACCGGCGCGGGGCCATGGTCACCGACCGGTACATGCACGTGCACCACCACGCGACTGTGGCGGACTTCCTGCGCTGGGCCAAGGCCGAGAACCTACCCGTGCTGGGCGTGGACCTGTTCCCGGACTCGGTGCCGATCGAAACCTATTCCTTCCCAGAGCGGTGCGTGCTGGTTTTCGGCCAGGAGGGTCCGGGGCTTTCAGAGGAGATTCACCAGGGTGCGGTGGCTACATTGTCGATTGCCCAGTTCGGCTCCACTCGATCGATTAATGCCGGGGTCGCTGCCGGCATTGCGATGCATTCCTGGGTTCGACAGCACGCCGAGATCCCCGGAGGTCCCTAGCCCCTCAGTTGAAGATCGCCATATACAGATTGAGCGTGCTGGCGTAGGTCACCCACAGCAGATAGGGAAGGAACAGCACCGCGGCGAGGGTGCGTACGTTCCAGAAACTGCGGATCGTCATCACCAGACCGACCAGCAGGGCGACGATGATCGCGAACGAGAGCCACAGGGCGGCGGCACCCAGAAGGGGATAGCCGCCGAAGAAAGTGGGGCTCCATACCGCGTTGAGTGCCAGCTGAATGATGAACCAGGCCAGCGCGGTGCGGCGTCCCGACGACGCCGGGCGAAGCCAGACGAGCCAGGTTGCGAAACCCATGGTCAGGTACAGCGCCGTCCAGACGGGACCGAACACCGCGTTCGGCGGCGTCCAGGGGGCCTGATTGGCCGAGGCGTACCAGCCGTCGACCTGGTCTGCGGTGAGCAGGCTGCCGACGAAGCCCACCAGCAGCGGAACCAGCAGGAATACGATCAACATCGTGACCGTCAGTGCCGGATGCCGGTGCTGGGAGCTGTGCGATGTGGCGTCAGTATTGCCGGCAACGGTCTCCATAACTTCATCGCATCACGGACCGCGGCCTTGAGCCACCTTTCAGCGTCGGATCATCAGAACTGCCAGCAGTGATTCGACGAGGATTTCCCAGCGAACTGACGGTTCAAGAAGGTCAGCATCGGAACGAACGACCCCGCATATCCACCAAGATGAGTCGGCATGAGCGAATGATGGAAAGTGACCTCAGTTCCCGCAGAGCACCAGCGTCCCGCTAGTTCTCGTCCTGTGCGGTAGGGGATTACGTCGTCGGTCAGGGAATGGTTGATCAGCGTCGGCACCGCCGGAGCCGCGTCGATGCCCAGCTTCTGGGCGTTCAGAATCTCGTCGAAGGGTGCGCGCTGGGCGACCTCGGTGAAGGACGCACCATCCTGTGTCAGTGTCGTCGAATCCACGGGGGTGCTGGAGAAGAGTGCGTGCAGGGTGCACTTGGACGCGATCTCATCGAAAAGCTGCTCGCCGTCTTCGTTCAGGATGCTGCTGCGATCAATGCCGTATCGATCGCTGAATCCCTCCAGTGCGAACACGAGGAAGGGGTAGTAGATAGAGTTGTCGATCTTCGCCGCGACCTGTTGAAGATCAGCCGGGGGTGCTCCAACCACGGCAGCCGTCAAAGGCAGCTCCGGAGCGTAGTCGTCGGCCAGCTCCGAGGCGGCACCCGCGCCGCCACCGCCCTGGGAGTATCCGACCACGGCAACGGGAGACTCGGCGTCGATGGTGTCAATGCCCGCCTGCGTGGCGGCGCGCGCCGCGTCGAGCACAGCGTGTCCCTGGTCGAGACGGTTCATGTACGTGTGAACGCCTGCGGTGCCGAGACCGATGTAGTCGGTGACGACCACGTTGTAGCCGGCCAGCAGCAAGGCGTTGACCGCGGCGGACTCGTAGTTGGTCCCTGATTCGCCCTGAACGCTGGGGGCACACTGATTGGCTGCGCCCTGGGTGCCGACGGCGTACGTGACGAGCGGGCGCGGGCCCTCTCCCTGCCAGCTGCTCTTGGATTCGAGCACGGTGCCGGTGACGCCGACCAGCTCGCCGTGGGAGGTGGTGGACGAGTACATGATGCGTGTGGCGGACGAACCCA
It includes:
- a CDS encoding bifunctional sugar phosphate isomerase/epimerase/4-hydroxyphenylpyruvate dioxygenase family protein — translated: MRTSIATVCISGSLEEKMRAAAEVGFDGVEIFEQDLMTSPLSPEQVVDLARELGITLDLYQPFRDLEGVSEEVFAENLYRLEEKFRLMQRLDMDLILICSNVGTATDWNDDVAIDQLGRAADLGAKYGIRLAYEALAWGRYVNTYEHAWSLVEQADRPNLGVCLDSFHILSRRSDPSAFSTIPAEKIFFLQLADAPEMMMDLLSWSRHYRNFPGEGSFDLVNFMVELTRAGYTGPVSLEIFNDVFRQTDVVRTTRDALRSLVWLADATCAALPAAGIDPQSEANTMALEALEPVAAPTGWDYAEIKAEETEEIATLLTQLGFTDRGMHRTKDVRLFASGDARIVLNELPLGVSGSVIAGLGFQLPDPKTSADRARHLQIPPAHRANRADEMVLRGVLAPDGTEVFFAPEQNGSAPGWLTEFGDPEQPVGEHELVTGLDHVNLAQPWQHFDEAILFYTAALGLGTQPPAEVPSPQGLVRSQVMRTEDGTIRLPLNMVPQVLDVAPTHNQGTERVPTGSHDQMRRSAYPQHLAFATDDIVSLARNAAAAGLRFLPVPDNYYEDLQARFRLDEKFMDTLREHHLLYDRDDEGEFLHFYTRTIGTVFFEVVERRTGYNGYGAPNAPVRMAAQYAIERY
- a CDS encoding shikimate dehydrogenase, whose amino-acid sequence is MSTVSESYLVGLIGDGITASLSPPMHEKEGREHGLLYLYRPVDLTALELSPEHASRLLKTGVELGFNAFNITHPVKQLIMEHLDEIDDDARALGAVNTVLIRDGKTIGYNTDFSGYTTGLEHNLDNPDYGNVVQLGTGGAGAAVAYALLRAGAEKLTLIDLDADRARERAEALQQLFPQQQVVAVEHGNLETALKDATGFAQCTPVGMNIHPGLPVDPTWLPENSWVSDVIYLPRNTELIEAARARGLQVADGGGMAVGQAVDAFKLITGILPDQARMNEHFQRLSAGQQG
- the pyrE gene encoding orotate phosphoribosyltransferase; the protein is MTTENSAVHDHAADRERLRQLISELAVVRGKVTLSSGKEADYYIDLRRITLHHEAAPLVGRVMLNLLDEAGIEFEAAGGLTMGADPVGTSMLHAAGAAGRELDAFVVRKQQKSYGMGRQVEGPGVDGRKVVVLEDTSTTGGSALTAVEGVRAAGGDIQAVAVIVDRDTGAAERIADEAGVPYLFAYSKSDLGLD
- a CDS encoding TrmH family RNA methyltransferase — its product is MPEEAEPREVGVGPWEGPWPEGDHWDPELLREGDRRNVLDHYRYWSLDAIVADLDTRRHGLHVAIENWQHDMNIGTVVRAANAFNAAGVHIIGRRRWNRRGAMVTDRYMHVHHHATVADFLRWAKAENLPVLGVDLFPDSVPIETYSFPERCVLVFGQEGPGLSEEIHQGAVATLSIAQFGSTRSINAGVAAGIAMHSWVRQHAEIPGGP
- a CDS encoding TspO/MBR family protein, whose translation is METVAGNTDATSHSSQHRHPALTVTMLIVFLLVPLLVGFVGSLLTADQVDGWYASANQAPWTPPNAVFGPVWTALYLTMGFATWLVWLRPASSGRRTALAWFIIQLALNAVWSPTFFGGYPLLGAAALWLSFAIIVALLVGLVMTIRSFWNVRTLAAVLFLPYLLWVTYASTLNLYMAIFN
- a CDS encoding alpha/beta fold hydrolase, with translation MPPHIQHSARTNRRARWRTLAGTAAAFALIATALPTAQADEVVSDTEAPQDATAPQPDAAAPAQPAPQMLDTDGPDALPSAFYAQPETLPASPGELIRQEDADFFLGPTRAVRLGSSATRIMYSSTTSHGELVGVTGTVLESKSSWQGEGPRPLVTYAVGTQGAANQCAPSVQGESGTNYESAAVNALLLAGYNVVVTDYIGLGTAGVHTYMNRLDQGHAVLDAARAATQAGIDTIDAESPVAVVGYSQGGGGAGAASELADDYAPELPLTAAVVGAPPADLQQVAAKIDNSIYYPFLVFALEGFSDRYGIDRSSILNEDGEQLFDEIASKCTLHALFSSTPVDSTTLTQDGASFTEVAQRAPFDEILNAQKLGIDAAPAVPTLINHSLTDDVIPYRTGRELAGRWCSAGTEVTFHHSLMPTHLGGYAGSFVPMLTFLNRQFAGKSSSNHCWQF